Proteins encoded in a region of the Flammeovirga yaeyamensis genome:
- a CDS encoding alpha-1,3-galactosidase-related protein codes for MKSIYYLLFFVMMGCSIPKSGEVLIINLEEYGILPNQNQSITKEINQVIKDLPDQPVELVFSKGYYHFRPNKEYQKEYFETNTYDVNPKNLAVFLSNRKDITINGQGSEFIFHDHIQPFTLDNCENVQLINFSIDWEQPLTAEGRIVYSNEKDIVLEIDQKQFPYEVQKDGILFKTANWEEKWRVSGGSWLIEYTPDQIIPANTGDAGSVKGDLKNVVYNDLGNGRVQLSGDFTKYPTEGNYWIMRHSTRDHAGIFSFHSKNVHIENVDVYHTAGLGILFQYTDNVVIKDVNIVPNPKKNRYLSGHDDGLHFMGCKGHITIDNYKAMGLMDDAINIHGTYVPVSKRVDDYTLICNYAHDMSKGLIWGQNGDSISIVFKENMKSDHINTLKSFDVLDDQRFQLTFNEKLPEDVSSQYSLENLTWTPSVLITNSYAGSNRARGYLISTPKKVVIENNVFQTSGSAILIAGDANYWYESGAVKDVLIKNNTFEAECNSSNYQFCKAIISIYPEIPSVDESSLYHQNIQIVGNTFSPSDKALLYAISVDHLKFESNIINKGNAFMPWRNDSPGFHLIGCKNVSIKENEIDKDVLSKSLKIEKMQVSDLSNVQSELSEKVIL; via the coding sequence ATGAAATCAATTTACTATCTATTATTCTTTGTAATGATGGGATGTTCTATTCCTAAATCGGGGGAGGTTTTAATAATTAACTTGGAAGAATATGGAATCCTCCCAAACCAAAATCAATCCATCACAAAAGAGATCAACCAAGTCATAAAGGATTTACCTGATCAACCTGTAGAATTAGTGTTTTCTAAAGGGTATTATCATTTTAGACCCAATAAAGAGTATCAGAAAGAATATTTCGAAACGAATACCTATGATGTTAACCCTAAAAATTTAGCAGTCTTTTTATCAAATAGAAAGGACATTACTATTAATGGACAAGGAAGTGAATTTATATTTCATGACCATATTCAGCCTTTCACTTTAGATAATTGTGAGAATGTTCAGCTTATCAATTTCTCTATCGATTGGGAGCAACCTTTAACTGCAGAAGGAAGAATCGTTTATTCTAATGAAAAAGATATTGTGTTAGAGATTGATCAGAAACAGTTTCCATATGAAGTTCAAAAAGATGGAATATTATTCAAAACAGCTAATTGGGAAGAGAAATGGAGGGTTTCAGGTGGTTCTTGGCTAATAGAATATACTCCCGATCAAATTATCCCAGCGAACACTGGAGATGCAGGTTCTGTTAAAGGTGATTTGAAAAATGTGGTTTATAATGATTTAGGAAATGGGCGTGTTCAGTTAAGTGGTGATTTTACTAAATATCCAACGGAAGGTAATTATTGGATTATGCGACATAGTACTCGTGACCATGCCGGTATTTTTAGTTTTCATAGTAAAAACGTTCACATTGAAAATGTGGATGTTTACCATACTGCAGGTCTAGGTATTCTTTTTCAATACACAGATAATGTTGTCATAAAAGACGTCAATATAGTACCTAACCCAAAGAAGAATCGATATTTATCAGGTCATGATGATGGCTTACATTTTATGGGTTGTAAAGGACATATTACTATTGATAATTATAAAGCAATGGGTTTAATGGATGACGCCATTAATATTCATGGAACCTATGTGCCAGTATCAAAAAGAGTGGACGATTACACTTTGATTTGTAATTATGCACATGACATGAGTAAAGGATTAATATGGGGGCAAAATGGTGATTCAATTAGTATAGTATTTAAAGAAAATATGAAAAGTGATCATATCAATACCCTAAAATCATTTGATGTATTGGATGATCAACGTTTCCAGCTTACTTTTAATGAGAAACTTCCTGAAGATGTTAGTTCTCAATATTCATTGGAAAACCTAACATGGACCCCTTCAGTATTGATTACAAATTCTTATGCTGGGAGTAATAGGGCAAGAGGTTATCTGATTTCAACACCCAAAAAAGTAGTTATAGAGAATAATGTTTTTCAGACAAGCGGTAGTGCAATTCTAATTGCCGGAGATGCAAATTATTGGTATGAGAGTGGTGCTGTGAAAGATGTGCTTATCAAAAACAATACTTTTGAAGCAGAATGTAATTCCTCAAATTATCAGTTTTGTAAGGCTATAATAAGCATTTACCCAGAAATTCCATCTGTTGATGAATCTTCTCTTTATCATCAAAATATACAAATTGTTGGCAATACATTTTCTCCTTCAGATAAAGCATTACTATATGCTATATCAGTAGATCATTTAAAATTTGAATCTAATATTATCAACAAAGGAAATGCTTTTATGCCATGGAGAAATGACTCCCCAGGATTTCATCTTATTGGATGTAAAAATGTGAGCATTAAAGAGAATGAGATAGATAAAGATGTATTGAGCAAATCATTGAAGATTGAAAAAATGCAAGTATCAGACTTATCTAATGTGCAATCAGAATTGAGTGAGAAAGTAATTTTGTGA